Proteins encoded within one genomic window of Candidatus Zixiibacteriota bacterium:
- the trxA gene encoding thioredoxin — MSKPVEVTDDSFEAEVIQSDKPVIVDFWATWCGPCKMIAPILEEVAGEYSDRLKVAKLDVDSNNRTAGKYNIMSIPSLLIFKNGEVVDQIVGAVPKAQLTSRLDRALA, encoded by the coding sequence ATGAGCAAACCTGTAGAAGTTACCGACGACAGCTTCGAGGCTGAAGTAATACAGTCCGATAAGCCGGTTATCGTTGATTTTTGGGCAACCTGGTGTGGACCATGCAAGATGATTGCCCCTATTCTGGAAGAAGTCGCCGGAGAGTATTCTGATCGGCTGAAGGTGGCCAAGCTGGATGTGGACTCCAACAACCGGACAGCTGGGAAGTATAACATCATGTCGATCCCGTCGTTGTTGATTTTCAAGAACGGCGAGGTGGTCGATCAGATCGTGGGGGCGGTACCGAAAGCTCAACTTACCAGCAGACTGGATAGAGCGTTGGCGTAA
- a CDS encoding acyl-CoA dehydratase activase: MISLGIDIGSVSVKLAVVDCDRLVTTAYRRFSGSPFEVLYDLLKEIDGNIAGQPFRLGMTGIGGKTAQSILGGDFYGEIASLAAGNYLIAPKIRTVIEMGGEDSKLLILDPDQQVVVDFAMNAQCAAGTGSFLDQQAGRLKISIEGEFGELALKSKNPPRIAGRCSVFAKSDMIHLQQIATPDYDIVAGLCFAVARNFKSSIARGKQFQKPIAFEGGVAANPGMVRAFTEVLNLAPGELLIPEYFNVVGAIGAARLAAERSEPVTDFDREKITGYLKYRHRPEAAREALSFDCPDTKHYDTTLADRPTDIDGLEVFLGIDVGSLSTNLVLIDRDQRVIARRYLMTEGRPIEAVRRGLAEIGGEVGDRVKVMAVGTTGSGRYLTGDFVGADIVRNEITAQATAAVAIDPGVDTIFEIGGQDSKYISIDDRAVIDFEMNKACAAGTGSFLQEQAEKLNIHIENEFGERALKAECPVGCGERCTVFMESDLVAHQRKGASIDDLTAGLAYSIASNYLTKVVGDRRIGNHIFFQGGVAWNKAVVAAFEKLIGKTITVPPHHDVTGAIGAAILAVEQLDNPDFVTKFRGFDLYKRKYTIETFRCEDCSNQCEIRRVDVEGEEPLFYGSRCEKYDVGRTANVDKQPDYVKLRQKLLYKRWIPVKKSKKAKRARIGLPRVLHFHDYYPFWQAFFDSLNFQVVNSDISNRRITEDALEMFQAETCYPVKMVYGHVANLFEKKVDYIFLPSMIKVAEEQQEVDKAGYICPYVQSIGSQIKSRFGEVHDGTRLITHPISLCESVSDLRQRFKPLAHDLGIRDKELRRAIDAGIKAYKLYKQALHTEGDRILAGIGPDEKAMVVVSRPYNGYDPKLSLELPKKIRELGYKAIPLDFFRLKENEEDFPYMYWKYGRRILEAARMLRRSPNLFPVYITSFGCGPDSFITHFFRREMAGKPYLQLELDEHSADAGLITRCEAFADSLRFYKYQPPIADFHIEQDDFRPFERTIYIPNMCDHAHVMRAAMCRYGLNAEVMPEPDEKTLEYGKKFTSGKECFPCVITTGDMIKMVLSKGFQRKKTIFLMPGADGPCRFGLYNEYHRVILDELGFKDVPVFSPNSRTGYDSFGLEGTDFRTIAWRGLVYMDCLIKLLLQTRPYEINPGQTEEVYIDQRRRLENAIIADDPLEELASQCARAFKAIPTTVEARPLVGVVGEIYLRNNRFSNNHLITKLEALGLEVRLATFTEWPMYTSAEYRRDSFIRRDFKGVLKGHLQLIVQHHHENKIIKAFTREVPLGHEFPVEQVLKLAGPYLPRACKGEALLSIGKSIEMAQTGVSGIVNAMPFNCMPGTVVTSLSGKVASDMGSIPWLNISYEGLRDSGEETRLEAFAEQVGNFAAAHGGINRNVRRDIDLVDQIH, from the coding sequence ATGATATCATTAGGCATTGACATAGGGTCGGTTTCGGTCAAACTGGCGGTTGTGGACTGTGACCGATTGGTAACAACGGCTTATCGCCGTTTCAGCGGTAGTCCGTTCGAGGTCCTGTACGATCTTCTGAAGGAGATCGACGGAAATATAGCCGGTCAGCCATTTCGATTGGGAATGACCGGAATTGGCGGAAAAACCGCGCAGAGTATCCTTGGCGGGGATTTTTACGGCGAAATTGCTTCTTTGGCGGCCGGGAACTATCTGATTGCTCCCAAAATTCGCACGGTTATTGAAATGGGGGGCGAGGACTCCAAGCTGCTGATTCTTGATCCCGACCAGCAGGTAGTGGTTGATTTCGCTATGAACGCCCAATGCGCCGCTGGGACCGGTTCTTTTCTGGACCAGCAGGCCGGGCGACTTAAGATCAGTATCGAAGGGGAGTTCGGGGAATTGGCGCTTAAGTCCAAGAACCCCCCTCGGATAGCCGGACGTTGCTCGGTTTTTGCCAAGTCCGACATGATCCATCTTCAGCAGATCGCAACTCCCGATTACGATATCGTGGCGGGACTCTGTTTCGCGGTGGCGCGTAATTTCAAGAGTTCCATTGCCCGCGGCAAGCAGTTCCAGAAACCGATAGCTTTCGAAGGGGGCGTGGCCGCCAATCCCGGGATGGTGCGAGCGTTTACCGAAGTGCTCAACCTGGCACCCGGAGAATTGCTTATACCCGAGTATTTCAACGTGGTCGGAGCGATTGGCGCGGCTCGGCTGGCGGCCGAACGAAGTGAACCGGTAACGGATTTTGACCGCGAAAAAATCACCGGCTATCTGAAATATCGCCATCGTCCCGAAGCCGCTCGTGAGGCACTCTCTTTCGATTGCCCCGATACCAAGCATTACGATACGACGCTGGCTGATCGCCCGACCGATATCGACGGTCTTGAGGTGTTTCTGGGGATCGATGTCGGCTCGCTTTCTACGAATCTGGTTCTGATCGACCGCGACCAGCGCGTTATTGCCCGTCGCTATCTGATGACTGAGGGCCGCCCGATTGAGGCGGTTCGGCGCGGTTTAGCGGAAATCGGCGGGGAAGTGGGTGACCGCGTCAAGGTAATGGCGGTGGGCACGACCGGATCGGGTCGGTATTTGACCGGCGACTTCGTCGGGGCGGATATTGTCCGCAATGAGATCACTGCCCAGGCAACGGCGGCCGTGGCTATCGATCCCGGGGTCGATACCATTTTCGAAATCGGCGGACAGGATTCGAAATATATCTCTATCGACGACCGGGCGGTGATTGATTTTGAAATGAACAAAGCCTGTGCCGCCGGAACCGGCTCGTTTTTGCAGGAGCAGGCGGAAAAGCTCAACATTCACATCGAAAACGAGTTTGGCGAGCGGGCTCTCAAGGCGGAATGCCCGGTTGGCTGTGGTGAACGTTGTACCGTTTTCATGGAGTCCGATCTGGTTGCCCATCAGCGTAAGGGGGCCTCGATCGATGACCTCACCGCCGGGTTGGCCTACAGTATCGCATCGAATTACCTGACCAAGGTGGTCGGGGATCGGCGTATCGGAAATCATATCTTTTTCCAGGGCGGGGTGGCCTGGAACAAGGCGGTGGTGGCAGCTTTCGAAAAGCTGATCGGCAAGACGATTACGGTGCCGCCGCATCATGATGTCACCGGTGCTATCGGTGCAGCGATCCTGGCCGTCGAGCAATTGGATAATCCCGATTTCGTCACCAAATTCCGAGGTTTCGATCTTTACAAGCGTAAGTATACAATCGAGACCTTCCGCTGTGAGGATTGCTCCAACCAATGCGAGATCAGGCGGGTTGATGTCGAGGGAGAAGAGCCCCTGTTTTACGGCAGCCGCTGTGAGAAGTACGATGTCGGCCGCACGGCAAACGTTGACAAACAACCCGATTACGTCAAGCTGCGCCAGAAACTTCTATACAAGCGCTGGATTCCGGTCAAGAAATCGAAGAAGGCTAAGCGGGCTCGGATAGGTCTTCCGCGAGTGCTTCATTTCCATGATTATTACCCGTTTTGGCAGGCGTTTTTCGACAGTCTTAATTTCCAGGTGGTCAACTCCGATATCTCCAATCGCCGCATCACCGAGGATGCCCTGGAAATGTTCCAGGCGGAGACCTGTTACCCGGTCAAGATGGTTTACGGACATGTGGCCAACCTGTTCGAGAAAAAGGTCGATTACATTTTCCTGCCGTCGATGATCAAGGTGGCCGAGGAGCAACAGGAGGTGGACAAGGCCGGTTATATCTGCCCTTACGTACAGTCGATCGGTTCACAGATAAAATCCCGGTTCGGCGAAGTACACGACGGCACACGGCTTATCACTCATCCCATATCACTTTGTGAGTCGGTGTCTGATTTGCGCCAGCGCTTCAAACCACTCGCGCATGATCTGGGAATCCGCGACAAAGAACTACGCCGCGCCATTGACGCCGGCATTAAAGCTTACAAGCTCTACAAGCAGGCACTCCACACCGAAGGAGACCGTATTCTGGCCGGGATCGGCCCGGACGAGAAGGCGATGGTGGTGGTGAGTCGGCCTTACAACGGTTATGATCCGAAGCTGTCGCTGGAGTTGCCCAAAAAGATTCGCGAGCTTGGCTACAAAGCGATCCCGCTTGATTTTTTCCGTCTGAAGGAGAACGAAGAAGACTTCCCTTACATGTATTGGAAGTACGGTCGACGTATCCTCGAAGCGGCCCGGATGCTGCGTCGTTCCCCGAACCTGTTCCCGGTTTATATTACCTCGTTCGGATGCGGTCCGGATTCGTTTATTACCCACTTCTTCCGGCGTGAAATGGCCGGTAAGCCGTATCTCCAGCTTGAATTGGACGAACATTCGGCCGATGCCGGACTGATCACCCGCTGTGAGGCGTTTGCCGACTCACTCAGGTTTTATAAATATCAGCCGCCGATAGCGGATTTCCATATCGAGCAGGATGATTTCCGGCCGTTCGAGCGCACTATCTATATCCCCAACATGTGCGACCATGCTCATGTGATGAGGGCGGCTATGTGTCGCTATGGTTTGAACGCCGAAGTTATGCCCGAACCGGATGAAAAGACACTTGAGTACGGCAAGAAGTTTACTTCCGGCAAAGAGTGTTTCCCTTGTGTGATCACAACCGGCGACATGATCAAGATGGTTCTTTCAAAGGGGTTCCAGCGCAAAAAGACGATTTTCCTCATGCCCGGCGCCGATGGACCCTGCCGATTCGGGCTTTACAACGAATACCACCGCGTCATCCTCGACGAACTCGGGTTTAAGGATGTGCCGGTTTTTTCTCCCAATTCCCGAACCGGCTATGACAGTTTCGGTCTCGAAGGAACCGACTTCCGCACAATAGCCTGGCGAGGGCTGGTTTATATGGATTGCCTGATCAAGCTACTGCTGCAAACGCGACCGTACGAAATCAATCCCGGCCAAACGGAAGAAGTTTATATCGATCAGCGCCGAAGGCTGGAGAATGCCATTATTGCCGATGATCCGCTCGAAGAACTGGCAAGCCAATGCGCCCGGGCATTTAAGGCGATTCCCACGACCGTTGAAGCACGGCCGCTGGTCGGTGTGGTAGGGGAGATATATCTCCGCAACAATCGCTTCTCCAATAACCATCTCATCACCAAGCTCGAAGCGCTCGGCCTTGAGGTGCGACTGGCGACCTTTACGGAATGGCCGATGTATACCTCCGCCGAATACCGCCGTGATTCGTTTATTCGAAGAGATTTTAAGGGAGTGCTAAAAGGTCACCTTCAGTTAATCGTTCAGCACCATCACGAGAACAAGATCATCAAGGCGTTCACCCGGGAGGTTCCGCTCGGACACGAGTTCCCGGTGGAGCAGGTACTCAAGCTGGCCGGGCCGTATTTACCACGCGCCTGCAAGGGGGAAGCGCTGCTGTCCATCGGCAAGTCGATTGAGATGGCTCAAACGGGTGTCTCGGGAATTGTTAACGCCATGCCGTTCAACTGCATGCCGGGGACGGTAGTAACCTCGCTGTCGGGTAAAGTGGCCTCTGATATGGGATCGATTCCCTGGCTGAATATCAGCTACGAAGGTCTCCGTGACTCCGGCGAAGAAACCCGGCTTGAGGCTTTTGCCGAGCAGGTAGGCAATTTCGCAGCGGCTCATGGCGGCATAAACCGAAATGTGCGCCGAGATATCGATCTTGTGGATCAAATCCACTAA
- the dtd gene encoding D-aminoacyl-tRNA deacylase, translating to MRLVIQRTAGVKLRIEGRPHSECGPGLLILFGSRSGDTEKSCAWLADKAVNLRIFEDDQGKMNLSALDLKAEVMIVSQFTLYADCRKGRRPSYNHAQEPVEAERLYDIFVDQVKESGLNVATGVFGAMMEVEFTNMGPVTVIVDHDL from the coding sequence ATGCGTTTAGTTATACAGAGAACTGCGGGCGTCAAACTGCGGATCGAAGGCCGTCCACACAGCGAATGCGGGCCGGGGCTGCTGATCCTTTTCGGCTCGCGTAGCGGCGATACGGAGAAATCATGCGCCTGGCTGGCCGACAAAGCTGTGAATCTTCGCATTTTCGAGGATGACCAGGGCAAAATGAACCTTTCGGCTCTGGATTTAAAAGCCGAGGTGATGATTGTATCGCAGTTCACTCTCTACGCCGACTGTCGCAAGGGGCGCCGCCCGAGCTACAACCATGCCCAGGAACCGGTTGAAGCGGAACGGCTGTATGATATTTTCGTGGATCAGGTTAAGGAATCCGGACTCAACGTCGCTACCGGCGTTTTCGGGGCGATGATGGAAGTCGAGTTCACCAACATGGGACCGGTAACAGTGATTGTGGACCATGACCTCTAA
- a CDS encoding Maf family protein produces the protein MTSKSIIQLASLRPLILGSGSPRRFRLLTEAGVTFTRIVPQTEEAMKPNEAPYAYAERLAGEKALEVSRENANSAVVLGCDTIVVLNGEVLGKPENEQEAFEILSRLSGQTHVVCTAIALAVDGKLTMSGYELTEVHFNSVTSKQIREYITSGEPMDKAGAYGIQGMGAFLVDYIEGNLDNVIGLPGKLLDELAARLLSTISRD, from the coding sequence ATGACCTCTAAATCGATCATTCAACTGGCATCGCTCCGTCCGCTTATCCTCGGCTCCGGTTCGCCCCGAAGATTCCGTCTATTGACTGAAGCCGGAGTAACCTTTACACGCATCGTCCCCCAAACCGAAGAAGCCATGAAACCCAACGAGGCCCCCTATGCGTATGCCGAGCGGCTAGCCGGGGAAAAAGCACTCGAGGTCTCCCGGGAAAACGCGAATAGCGCAGTGGTTTTAGGATGCGATACGATTGTTGTCCTCAACGGCGAGGTTCTGGGCAAACCCGAGAACGAACAGGAAGCCTTCGAGATCCTGTCACGCCTGTCGGGGCAAACTCATGTCGTTTGTACCGCGATTGCCTTGGCGGTAGACGGGAAATTAACAATGTCCGGCTACGAACTGACCGAGGTTCATTTCAACTCCGTTACCTCCAAACAGATTCGCGAGTATATCACCTCCGGAGAGCCAATGGACAAGGCGGGAGCCTACGGCATTCAAGGCATGGGGGCCTTTTTAGTTGACTATATAGAGGGGAATTTGGATAATGTCATCGGCTTGCCGGGCAAGCTATTAGATGAGTTGGCCGCCCGCTTGCTGAGCACCATTTCAAGGGACTGA
- a CDS encoding DUF4115 domain-containing protein, which translates to MSELHIKLGALLKLERERQDRDLEDVAANLNMAPSTLEAIEAGDPSSSPSELYFELFTKSYAQLLGIDYSATVDAIKEEIGPELPPALPDKGDKHPPGNKRQAKPVEEEEDTKDSDSHLVKKLLYFVGAIIIVFLLFLILTKWVFSGNDGNNNEPAVDDTESSAEVDITNDEAAASTAEGYDWGVPDYTPPAGLALVLKPHNESWSTIVADGDTVLYRTLYPGRTYDVSAKYRLNVSIGIPSAVDVFLNDQEVNLRNPETGRIHDINIDRLNLEEIMARELPQKRSRPRPQLTETSVDNQSAPTEDSTVKDE; encoded by the coding sequence ATGAGTGAATTACATATAAAACTGGGGGCGTTACTCAAGCTCGAACGAGAACGTCAGGACCGAGACCTTGAGGATGTCGCCGCCAATCTGAACATGGCCCCCTCGACACTGGAAGCGATCGAGGCGGGTGACCCCAGCAGCTCTCCTTCGGAGTTGTATTTCGAACTTTTCACCAAGTCATACGCCCAGTTACTGGGAATCGACTACAGTGCAACGGTAGATGCGATAAAAGAAGAAATAGGACCGGAACTACCACCGGCTCTTCCGGATAAAGGCGACAAACATCCCCCCGGAAACAAACGCCAGGCAAAACCGGTCGAAGAGGAAGAAGACACGAAAGATAGTGACTCACATCTCGTCAAGAAGCTGCTCTATTTTGTGGGGGCAATCATTATTGTCTTCTTGCTTTTCCTGATCCTTACCAAATGGGTTTTTTCCGGCAACGACGGAAACAACAATGAACCGGCTGTCGATGATACCGAGAGTTCTGCCGAGGTTGACATTACCAACGACGAAGCGGCCGCGTCAACCGCAGAGGGGTACGACTGGGGCGTTCCTGATTACACCCCCCCGGCCGGTCTTGCCTTGGTGCTCAAACCGCACAATGAAAGTTGGTCAACCATCGTAGCCGACGGCGACACGGTGCTTTATCGTACTCTCTACCCCGGTCGCACTTATGACGTGTCAGCCAAATATCGACTCAATGTCTCCATCGGGATCCCTTCGGCGGTCGATGTTTTTCTGAACGATCAGGAAGTAAACCTGCGCAATCCGGAGACGGGTCGTATTCACGACATCAATATCGATCGTTTGAACCTGGAAGAAATCATGGCGCGTGAACTGCCGCAAAAGCGGAGCCGGCCGCGTCCGCAGTTAACCGAAACCAGTGTCGACAACCAGTCGGCGCCGACCGAAGACAGTACCGTTAAAGACGAATAG